In one window of Burkholderia sp. NRF60-BP8 DNA:
- a CDS encoding acyltransferase family protein, translating to MTALSRPADLAPPQHGRIVQLDGLRAIAVGAVFLQHALKAPLWMGVDLFFVLSGLLITGILLDRKARGQSYFSHFYARRVRRILPPYVLLLAVSTLLFGASWLPHWPWFAFFSTNIGLSLGSIGHDSLNVLWSLAVEEQFYIFWPFVVLWCSERALLWVAAALIVAAPVLRAIATPWFDSFWPIYYLTPFRMDLLAAGALLAIVLRRDRRALEPFYPLAIVGALVSLAILGWLHLSFPRFRAANTPLSNAALYSISLLLCTSIVVIALRGRGLVQRVLTNPLLVYVGTVSYTVYLIHLSVLYALWPLHLNRFVTAALALAITLAYATLSWYGFERRLTRGPARRALPAAAGTTA from the coding sequence ATGACGGCCCTGTCGCGCCCCGCCGACCTCGCCCCGCCGCAACACGGCCGCATCGTCCAGCTCGACGGGCTGCGCGCGATCGCGGTCGGCGCCGTGTTCCTGCAGCATGCGCTGAAGGCGCCGCTGTGGATGGGCGTCGATCTGTTCTTCGTGCTGAGCGGCCTGCTGATCACCGGCATCCTGCTCGATCGCAAGGCGCGCGGGCAGTCGTACTTCAGCCATTTCTATGCGCGCCGCGTACGCCGCATCCTGCCGCCGTACGTGCTGCTGCTGGCGGTGTCGACGCTGCTGTTCGGCGCGAGCTGGCTGCCGCATTGGCCGTGGTTCGCGTTCTTCTCGACCAATATCGGGCTGTCGCTCGGCAGCATCGGCCATGACAGCCTGAACGTGCTGTGGTCGCTCGCGGTCGAGGAGCAGTTCTACATCTTCTGGCCGTTCGTCGTGCTCTGGTGCTCGGAGCGCGCGCTGCTGTGGGTCGCCGCCGCGCTGATCGTCGCGGCGCCGGTGCTGCGCGCGATCGCGACACCGTGGTTCGATTCGTTCTGGCCGATCTACTACCTGACGCCGTTCCGGATGGACCTGCTCGCGGCCGGCGCGTTGCTCGCGATCGTGCTGCGCCGCGACCGGCGCGCGCTGGAGCCGTTCTATCCGCTCGCGATCGTCGGCGCGCTCGTGTCGCTGGCGATCCTCGGCTGGCTGCACCTGTCGTTCCCGCGCTTTCGCGCCGCGAACACGCCGCTGTCGAATGCGGCGCTCTACAGCATCTCGCTGCTGCTGTGCACGTCGATCGTCGTGATCGCGCTGCGCGGCCGCGGCCTCGTGCAGCGCGTGCTGACGAACCCGCTGCTCGTCTACGTCGGCACCGTCAGCTACACCGTCTACCTGATCCACCTGAGCGTGCTGTACGCGCTGTGGCCGCTGCACCTGAACCGCTTCGTCACGGCCGCGCTCGCGCTCGCGATCACGCTCGCTTACGCCACGCTGAGCTGGTACGGCTTCGAACGGCGCCTGACGCGCGGGCCTGCGCGCCGTGCGTTGCCCGCTGCCGCCGGCACGACCGCCTGA